The following proteins are co-located in the Halalkalicoccus subterraneus genome:
- a CDS encoding PadR family transcriptional regulator, whose translation MYDLTGFQRDLLYVIDGLDDPHGLGLKDELEGYYDKKIHHGRLYPNLDTLVNKGLVEKSQLDRRTNVYKLTARGQRELDARREWEQQYLHDTLKAA comes from the coding sequence ATGTACGACCTCACCGGCTTCCAGAGGGATTTACTCTACGTCATCGATGGGTTAGACGATCCACATGGCCTTGGACTCAAAGACGAACTCGAAGGCTACTATGACAAAAAGATCCATCACGGGCGGCTGTACCCGAATCTCGATACGCTCGTCAACAAGGGGCTCGTCGAAAAATCACAGCTGGACCGTCGAACGAACGTCTACAAACTCACGGCGCGTGGCCAGCGAGAACTCGACGCGCGTCGCGAGTGGGAACAGCAGTACCTCCACGACACGCTGAAAGCAGCCTAA
- a CDS encoding PadR family transcriptional regulator, which produces MSEAQSAPETEQRTAHELTAFQQNILTVLAEEPQYGLAIKRELESYYDTEVNHGRLYPNLDELVERGLVAKSAIDKRTNQYELTKEGYDLLLGELEWRASKLITDGDRASDIEALVE; this is translated from the coding sequence ATGTCAGAGGCACAATCGGCACCAGAGACTGAACAGCGCACCGCACACGAGTTAACCGCGTTCCAGCAAAACATCCTGACCGTCCTTGCTGAGGAACCCCAGTACGGCCTTGCCATCAAACGCGAACTCGAGAGCTACTACGACACTGAAGTCAATCACGGCCGACTATACCCCAACCTCGACGAACTCGTCGAGCGCGGGCTCGTCGCAAAAAGCGCAATTGACAAACGCACGAACCAGTACGAACTGACCAAGGAGGGCTACGATCTCCTCCTCGGTGAGCTCGAGTGGCGAGCGTCGAAGCTCATCACCGACGGCGATCGGGCCAGCGATATCGAAGCGCTCGTCGAGTAG
- a CDS encoding TRAM domain-containing protein: MQIELPKELVDQAAVDPGAVYQVAVLPAETKDTADDGHDTASSADASAPSSTADQPEPPVEEGEIRTVTIDTLGDQGDGITRVERGFVVIVADAKPDEEVTVEIDTVQSNVAFASIVEQEES; this comes from the coding sequence ATGCAGATCGAGCTTCCGAAAGAGTTGGTCGATCAAGCGGCGGTCGATCCAGGAGCAGTCTATCAGGTCGCCGTGCTTCCAGCTGAGACCAAGGACACAGCTGATGACGGCCACGACACAGCATCATCCGCTGACGCTTCCGCTCCGTCATCGACGGCAGATCAGCCGGAACCACCGGTCGAAGAAGGCGAGATTCGAACGGTAACGATCGATACGCTCGGCGATCAAGGAGATGGGATTACCCGTGTTGAACGAGGGTTCGTCGTGATCGTCGCGGACGCTAAACCCGATGAGGAAGTGACGGTCGAAATTGACACTGTCCAGTCGAACGTCGCCTTTGCGAGCATCGTCGAACAAGAGGAGAGTTGA